In one window of Candidatus Palauibacter australiensis DNA:
- a CDS encoding YtxH domain-containing protein, giving the protein MSEQDQQPYVIVERRASGVVAFFCGALVGAGVALLLAPKSGRETQADLREGARRLKEGTEERLTDLRETLGDRYDRTRDEVGTRVGAFRRNVADRQKQAGEAIKAGKDAARQARSDLEARVAESKEAYRAALAEGEAPEEPAAAGSGDASGDGTGDEAGDAPEAAGSAGEADDGASRE; this is encoded by the coding sequence ATGTCGGAGCAGGATCAACAGCCGTACGTGATCGTGGAACGCCGGGCGTCCGGGGTCGTCGCCTTCTTCTGCGGCGCCCTCGTGGGTGCGGGCGTCGCGCTGCTCCTGGCGCCGAAATCCGGACGCGAAACGCAGGCCGACCTGCGCGAGGGGGCTCGCCGGCTGAAGGAGGGAACGGAGGAGCGGCTCACGGACCTCCGGGAAACGCTCGGGGACCGCTACGACCGCACGCGCGACGAAGTGGGAACGCGCGTGGGGGCCTTCCGCCGGAACGTCGCTGACCGCCAGAAGCAGGCGGGGGAGGCGATCAAGGCGGGAAAGGACGCGGCCCGGCAGGCCCGCTCCGATCTCGAGGCGCGTGTCGCCGAGTCCAAGGAGGCCTACCGCGCGGCGCTGGCGGAAGGCGAGGCTCCGGAGGAACCAGCCGCAGCCGGTTCCGGGGATGCATCGGGAGACGGAACCGGAGACGAGGCGGGCGATGCGCCGGAGGCCGCTGGGAGCGCGGGAGAAGCGGACGACGGGGCGTCCCGGGAGTGA
- the smpB gene encoding SsrA-binding protein SmpB, producing MGDRDGVRVIARNRKARHDYEVLEQFEAGLVLRGAEVKSLRDGKASFADSFGRIDGGEAWLHNLHIPPYDKATIDAPDPVRRRKLLLRRREIDRLRSKTRESGLTLVPLDIHFRRGFAKVTLGLARGKKHRDRREDLKRKTMQREAERAKREATRGG from the coding sequence GTGGGCGATCGCGATGGAGTCCGGGTCATCGCCCGCAACAGGAAAGCTCGCCACGACTACGAGGTGCTCGAGCAGTTCGAGGCGGGGCTCGTGCTGCGGGGCGCGGAGGTGAAGTCGCTCCGCGACGGGAAGGCGAGCTTCGCGGACTCGTTCGGGCGGATCGACGGCGGGGAGGCGTGGCTCCATAATCTCCACATTCCTCCGTACGACAAGGCGACGATCGATGCCCCCGACCCGGTGCGCCGGCGAAAGCTCCTGCTCAGGAGACGGGAGATCGATCGTCTGCGCTCGAAGACGCGGGAGAGCGGGCTGACGCTCGTGCCGCTGGACATCCACTTTCGGCGCGGCTTCGCCAAGGTCACCCTGGGGCTGGCGCGGGGGAAGAAGCACCGGGACCGGCGGGAGGATCTGAAGAGGAAGACGATGCAGCGGGAGGCCGAGCGGGCGAAGAGAGAGGCGACGCGTGGCGGTTGA
- a CDS encoding M28 family peptidase: MKRKLPRITPTPPGAPAVAMWVPLLVLAASPAGIAAQAEAGAGAATITAADLRLRIGALAHDSMRGRATPSPELDQAARHIARRFEEFGLQPADGDSYLQEYPLTASRAGSPERQLLEIDGPGGGAIDVSEILSVPGGRGEAAGPLAIVTPGGVDPPSGAVAVMPIAPEDTRRGLEAVRGILDGGAVAVLLAVDAPDDYFDSIRRFYERERLSVGMPEELGAPVALVRTHALPETLRAALASGAAATAWEATVRTHSEFREERAYNTIGWIEGSDPDLRGEFIVFTAHMDHVGVGRPVDGDSIYNGADDDASGTAAIMELAQAFASLETPPRRSLVFMTVSGEERGLLGSGWYAENPLFPLGATVANLNIDMIGRNWRDTVVAIGADESTLGATLRRTLREHPELGLEVIDDPWPEENFYFRSDHYSFARKGVPILFFFTGTHEDYHGPNDEPDRILYEKTARITRLIFHLGQRIADANERPEWDPAAYRRVVEGVGRGSSSPQESRSPRRSPRAPAGE, translated from the coding sequence ATGAAAAGGAAGCTGCCCCGAATCACGCCGACCCCGCCGGGCGCGCCGGCGGTTGCGATGTGGGTCCCGCTGCTCGTTCTCGCGGCCTCCCCCGCGGGAATTGCCGCGCAGGCCGAAGCCGGGGCCGGGGCGGCGACCATCACGGCGGCCGACCTGCGTCTCCGCATCGGCGCCCTGGCGCACGACTCGATGCGGGGCCGAGCGACGCCGAGCCCGGAACTGGACCAGGCGGCGCGGCACATCGCCCGCCGTTTCGAGGAGTTCGGCCTTCAGCCGGCGGACGGCGACAGCTATCTGCAGGAGTACCCGCTGACCGCTTCCCGAGCCGGCTCCCCCGAACGTCAACTGCTCGAGATCGACGGTCCGGGAGGCGGGGCGATCGACGTGTCCGAGATCCTCTCCGTGCCGGGCGGCCGAGGCGAGGCGGCCGGTCCGCTCGCGATCGTGACGCCCGGCGGCGTGGACCCGCCATCCGGCGCCGTCGCGGTCATGCCGATCGCGCCCGAGGACACGCGACGAGGCCTCGAAGCCGTCCGCGGCATCCTCGATGGTGGCGCGGTCGCCGTGCTGCTCGCGGTCGACGCGCCGGACGACTACTTCGACAGCATTCGGCGCTTCTATGAGCGGGAGCGGCTGTCCGTCGGCATGCCGGAGGAACTCGGCGCCCCGGTCGCGCTCGTCCGGACGCACGCGCTCCCCGAAACGCTGCGCGCGGCCCTCGCGTCCGGCGCCGCCGCGACGGCCTGGGAGGCGACGGTGCGCACGCACTCCGAATTCCGCGAGGAGCGAGCCTACAACACGATCGGCTGGATCGAGGGCTCGGACCCCGACCTCCGCGGCGAGTTCATCGTCTTCACGGCCCACATGGATCATGTGGGCGTGGGGCGGCCCGTTGACGGGGACTCCATCTACAACGGCGCCGACGACGATGCCTCGGGAACCGCTGCCATCATGGAACTCGCGCAGGCGTTCGCGTCGCTGGAAACGCCGCCGCGCCGCTCCCTCGTATTCATGACCGTGAGCGGGGAGGAGCGTGGACTCCTCGGCTCCGGGTGGTATGCGGAGAACCCGCTGTTCCCGCTCGGGGCGACGGTCGCCAACCTGAACATCGACATGATCGGACGGAACTGGCGCGACACCGTCGTGGCGATCGGGGCCGACGAATCGACGCTCGGCGCGACACTTCGGCGGACGCTGCGGGAGCACCCGGAACTCGGGCTCGAGGTGATCGACGACCCGTGGCCGGAGGAGAATTTCTATTTCCGCTCGGATCACTACAGTTTTGCGAGGAAGGGCGTACCCATTCTCTTCTTCTTCACGGGCACGCACGAGGACTATCACGGCCCCAACGACGAACCGGACCGGATTCTGTACGAGAAGACGGCGCGCATCACGCGCCTCATCTTTCACCTCGGGCAGCGCATCGCCGACGCCAACGAACGGCCCGAGTGGGACCCGGCCGCATACCGGCGGGTTGTAGAGGGTGTCGGCCGGGGGTCGTCGAGCCCCCAGGAGTCGCGGAGCCCCCGAAGGTCGCCAAGGGCGCCAGCAGGAGAGTGA